Within Nocardioides rotundus, the genomic segment GAGCCGGATCTCCTCCTGCACCTGGGCGTTGAGGGCGTTCATCTTCGGGCGGTCCAGCCGGAGGGTGGCAACACCGTCGGCGACCTCGAGGCGTACGAACTCGGTCATGATGGGCACTCTAACCAGCCGTCGGGGGCCGGCGGGTGACACGGCATGATGGCCCGGTGAGCCTCCCCACCTGGCGCTGGCACAGCCGCGACGAGACCGCCCCCGTCTGGCCGGGCTTCCACCAGCAGCTCGGCGCGACCTGGAGCGAGGACGCGACCAACTTCGCGGTGCGCGCACCGGAGGCGACCGCGCTGTGGGTCTGCCTCTTCGACGAGGAGGGCAACGAGACCCGGCACCAGCTCACCGAGCACACGCTCGGCGTGTGGCACGGCGCCATCCCCGGGGTCTCCCCCGGCCAGCTCTACGGCCTGCGCGCGGACGGGCCGTGGGCTCCGGAGCGCGGCCACCGGTTCAACCCGGCCAAGCTGCTGCTGGATCCCTACGCCAAGGCGGTCACCGGCGAGGTGCGTCCCGGCCCGGAGACGCTCCCGCACGATCCGGAGGACCCGGCCGTCCGCTCGGAGGTCGACTCCGCCGGCTCCATGCCGCGCTGCGTCGTCGTCGCCGAGGACGACTTCGACTGGGGCGAGGACCGGCGGCTGCGCACCCGTTGGCGGGACACCGTCATCTACGAGCTGCACGTGAAGGGTTTCACCGAGCTGCATGACCGGATCCCCGAGGAGCTGCGCGGCACCTACGCCGGGCTGGGCCACCCGGTGGTCACCGACTACCTCAGCGAGCTCGGGGTCTCCGCGGTCGAGCTGCTGCCGGTGCAGCAGTTCGCCACCGAGCCGGCCGTGGCCGAGCGCGGGCTGGTGAACTACTGGGGCTACAACACCATCGGCTTCCTCGCGCCGCACGGCGCCTACTCCTCCGCCGGCGACCGCGGCGAGCAGATCGCGGAGTTCAAGGCGATGGTCAAGGCCTTCCACGACGCCGGGATCGAGGTCTTCCTCGACGTGGTCTACAACCACACGGCCGAGGGGGGACCCGACGGGCCGGCGTACTCCTTCCGCGGGCTGGACGACCTCGGCTTCTACAAGCGGTCGGGCACCACCGGCGACGCCTACTGGGACGTCACCGGCTGCGGCAACACCGTGGACGCCACCAACGTCGGCGCGCTCCGCCTCATCCTGGACTCCCTGCGCTACTGGGTGACCGAGTTCCACGTCGACGGGTTCCGCTTCGACCTCGCCTCGGCGCTGGCGCGCACCGGCCACGACATCGACATGGCCGGCGCCTTCCTCACCACGATCGGGCAGGACCCGGTGCTGCGCTATGTGAAGCTGATCGCCGAGCCGTGGGACGCCTCGATGGACGGCTACCTCGTCGGCTCGTTCCCCCCGCCGTGGGTGGAGTGGAACGACACCTACCGCGACGCGGTCCGCGACTTCTGGCGCGGTCGCACCTCCCCGCGGGAGATGGCCTCGCGCCTGGCGGGCTCCTCGGACCTCTACGCCGACGACGGCCGCTCGCCGTACGCCTCGGTCAACTTCGTCACCGCGCACGACGGCTTCACGCTGCGCGACCTGGTCTCCTACGAACGCAAGCACAACGAGGCCAACAAGGAGAGCAACCGGGACGGGTCGAACGACAACCGGTCGGACAACTACGGCGTCGAGGGCCCGACCGACGACCCGCAGATCGACGCGCTGCGCCGGCGCCAGGCCAAGAACATGCTGGTCACCCTCGCGCTGTCGTCGGGCTCGCCGATGATCACCGCCGGCGACGAGCGCGGCCGCACCCAGGACGGGAACAACAACGCCTACTGCCAGGACAACCAGATCTCCTGGGTCGACTGGAGTCCCGACGACGCCTGGCTGGACGTCTACGAGACCGCGCGGGCCGCGCTGCGGCTGCGGCGCTCGCACGAGACCCTGCGGCAGCGGCACCACTTCGCCGGCGAGCCCGTCGTGCCCGGCGGCCCGAAGGATCTGGCCTGGCTGCACCCGTCGGGCCGGGAGATGACCGAGGCGGACTGGTACGACGAGGGGTTGCGCACGCTGTCGATGTTCCTGTCCGGCGACCCGCTCCGCTCCCCCGGACGGCACGGCGAGCAGCAGCACGACGCGTCGTTCCTGGTGTGGCTGCACGCGGGCACCGATCCGGTCGAGGTCACGCTGCCGGAGAACCAGTGGGTGCAGCGCGGCGAGGTGGTGCTCTCCACCGACGAGGGCCACCCCGAGGGCGAGCTCCTCGAGGCGGGGAGCACGATCACGCTCGCCGGGCGCTCGGTGCTGGTCCTCCGCGAGGCCTGACGCCACCCCACCCGTCCGCCGAGTCGGCTTGGACAGGGTCAGCCGGCGGGGAGCGCGGCGAGCCCCATCTCGGCGACCGAGGCGATGCCGCGGTGCCGCGGTACGACGCGCACGGTGTAGCCGAACGCGCCCGCGCGGTCCAGGGTCACCTCGGCGTCGTAGCGGTACCGGCCGCCCTCGTAGGACTCCACCGGCTGCATCGAGGCCACGGCGGGGTCGCTCAGGGCGTCCTCGCTGCTCGGGGAGCCCGCGACCACCTGGACGTCGACGTCGTCGGGAGCGAGGTCGCCGAGCGCGACGAAGGCCCGCACCGACAGGGTCTGCCCGACCTCGGGCGCGTCCCCCACGTCGCCGGACTCCACATGCTCCACGCGGACCTGCGACCAGCCGGCCTTGGTGCGCTGCTTCCACGACGCGAGCGCACGGGCGCCCTCGTAGTCGTCGTTGAGGGCGCGCGAGCTCCGCGCCGCCGGGGCGTAGAGCTGCTCGACGTAGTCGCGCACCTGCCGGGTCGCGAGCACCTTGGGGCCCAGCGACTTCAGCGTGTGCCGGACCATGTCCAGCCAGCCCTGCGGGATCCCGGCGTCGTCCCGGTCGTAGAACCGGGGGGCGACCTCGTTCTCCAGCAGGTCGTAGAGCGCGGCGGCCTCCAGGTCGTCGCGCCGGTCCGGGTCGTCGACGCCGTCGGCCGACGGGATCGCCCAGCCGTTGCGGCCGTCGTACCACTCATCCCACCAGCCGTCGAGGATGGAGAGGTTCAGCCCGCCGCTGAGGGCCGCCTTCATCCCCGAGGTGCCGCACGCCTCGTAGGGCCGCAGCGGGTTGTTGAGCCACACGTCGCAGCCGGGGTAGAGCGGCTGCGCCATCGCGATGTCGTAGTTCGGCAGGAACGCGATCCGGTGCCGGACCTCCGGATCGTCGGCGAACCGCACCATCTCCTGGATCAGCCGCTTGCCGGTCTCGTCCGCCGGGTGCGACTTGCCGGCGATCACCAGCTGGATCGGCCGCTCCGGGTCGAGCAGCAGCCGCTTGAGCCGCTCGGGGTCGCGCAGCATCAGGGTGAGGCGCTTGTACGTCGGCACTCGCCGTGCGAAGCCGATGGTCAGCACGTCGGGGTCCAGCGCCGTGTCGATCCAGCCGAGCTCGGCGGACGCGGCGCCCCGCTTGCGCCAGGACTTGGCGATCCGCTCGCGCGCGTCCTGCACCAGGTTCTGCCGCAGGGAGCGCTTGAGGGTCCAGATCCGGTCGGCGGGGATCCGGTCGACCAGGTCCCAGAAGGCGTCCAGGTCGGCGCTGTCGCGCGGGACGCCGTCGGCCTCGGCCAGCTCGAAGACCTCGTCGGCGACCCAGGTGGGCGCGTGCACGCCGTTGGTGATCGAGGTGATCGGCACCTCGGCCTCGTCGAAGGCGGGCCACAGGCCGTTGAACATGTGCCGCGAGACGTGGCCGTGCAGCTGGGAGACGCCGTTGGCCCGCTGGGCGAGGCGGAAGCCCATCACCGCCATGTTGAACACGCCGGCGTCGCCGCCCTCGTAGTCCTCCGACCCCAGGGCGAGCACCCGCTCGACGGGGACGCCCGGGACCGGCGAGGAGCCGCCGCCGAAGTACTGCTCGACCAGCTCCCGCGGGAAGCGGTCGATGCCGGCCGGGACCGGCGTGTGGGTGGTGAAGACGGTGCCGGCGCGGGTCACCTCGAGCGCGGTGTCGAAGTCCAGGGCCGGACCGCCGTCGGCGACGGTCAGCTCGCGGATCCGCTCCAGCCCGAGGAAGCCCGCGTGCCCCTCGTTGGTGTGGAAGACCTCCGGTGCCGGCGCGCCGGCGATCCGGGACCACGCCCGCAGGGCGCGGACGCCGCCGACGCCCAGCAGCAGCTCCTGGCGGAGGCGGTGCTCGGTGGTGCCGCCGTACAGCCGGTCGGTCACCTCGCGGTAGTGCTGCGGGTTCTCCTCCACGTCGGAGTCGAGCAGGAGCAGCGGCACCCGGCCCACCTGTGCGACCCAGATGCGGGCGACCAGGTCGGGGCCGTCGGGCAGCGGGATGGTCACCGTGGCGCGCGACCCGTCGGACTCGCGCAGCACGCTGAGCGGCAGCTCGTCGGGGTCGAGGACGGGGTAGGTCTCCTGCTGCCAGCCGTCGCGGTTCAGCGACTGCTTGAAGTAGCCGTACTTGTAGAGCAGCCCGACGCCGGTCAGCGGGATGCCCAGGTCGCTGGCGGCCTTGAGGTGGTCGCCGGCCAGGATGCCCAGGCCACCGGAGTACTGCGGGAGCACCGCGGTAATGCCGTACTCCGGGGAGAAGTAGGCGATCTGCCGGGGCGCGTCCTCCCCCGCGCGCTGGGCGTACCACCGGTCGTCGGAGAGGTACGTCGCCAGGTCGGCGCGCACCGCGGCGAGCCGCTCGAGGAAGCCGGCGTGCGCCGCCAGCCCCGCCCACCGCTCCCGGCTCACCGCGCCGAGCAGGCGCACCGGGTCGTGGCCGACCGCCTTCCAGGCGGCCGGGTCGACGTCGCGGAAGACCGCCTGCGTCGGGGGGTGCCAGGACCACCGCAGGTTCGCGGCCAGCTCGCTGAGCGCGGCCAGCTGCGGCGGCAGGACGGGGCGGACGGTGAAGCGACGGATGGCACGCACGGGAGGACGGTACAGCCAAGGTTGGATCGATCCAACAATCCTCGCCCGTGCGGGTGAGCGGCTTGCACGGGACCCGGTCGAGCGGGAAGTCTGACGCCCATGCCTCGCACCAGTGTCGGACGCATCCCGATCATGGACGTCACCCCGCTCGTCGACCGGGGCCGGCTGCCCGCCAAGGCCACCGTCGGCGAGCCCTTCCCCGTCACGGCGCGCGTCTTCCGCGAGGGACACGACCGGCTCTCGGCCGAGGTCGTCCTCACCGATCCCTCCGGCACCCGGCGCGACCCCGTGCGGATGGAGAAGCACCCCACGGTCCCCGACCTGCACACCGCCTGGGTGACCCCGGACGCCGAGGGTGCGTGGACCTTCGAGATCCGGGCCTGGTCGGACCCGATCGCCACGTGGGAGCACCACGCTGACGTGAAGATCCGCGCCGGCGTCGACGTGGACCTGATGTTCACCGAGGCCCGGCTGCTCCTCGAGCGGGTGCTGCGGGAGCCGGGGCTCGACGCCCGCGACACCGAGGTGCTGCAGGCCGGCCTGGCGGCCGCCACCGACACAATCCGCCCGGTCGAGGCACGGCTCGCGGCGCTGCAGGACCCCGAGCTGGAGCAGGTGCTGCACGACCACCCGCTGCGCGAGCTGGTGAGCGTCGACGGCCCCTTCCCGGCGTACGCCGACCGCAACCGCGCGCTCGTCGGCTCGTGGTACGAGTTCTTCCCCCGCTCCGAGGGCGCCACCGAGGACCCCGCGACGGGCAGGGTCACCAGCGGCACCTTCCGCACCGCCGTCTCCGGCCTGGAGCGGGCGGCCGCCATGGGCTTCGACGTCGTCTACCTCCCGCCGATCCACCCGATCGGCGAGGTCAACCGCAAGGGGCCGAACAACACCCTCACGCCCGGCCCGGAGGACACCGGATCCCCGTGGGCGATCGGCTCCAAGGACGGCGGCCACGACGCGATCCACCCCGACCTCGGCACCTTCGAGGACTTCGACGCGTTCGTCGCCCGGGCCCGCGAGCTGGACCTGGAGATCGCCCTGGACCTGGCGCTGCAGGCCGCACCCGATCACCCCTGGGTGAGCGAGCACCCGGAGTTCTTCACCACCCGCGCGGACGGCACGATCGCCTACGCGGAGAACCCGCCGAAGAAGTACCAGGACATCTACCCGATCAACTTCGACAACGACCCCGAGGGGATCTACGCCGAGGTGCTGCGGGTGGTCCGGCTGTGGATGTCCCACGGGGTGCGGATCTTCCGCGTGGACAACCCGCACACCAAGCCGCTGGAGTTCTGGGAGCGGCTGCTGGGCGAGATCCGCGAGACCGACCCGGACGTGATCTTCCTGTCCGAGGCGTTCACCCGACCGCCGATGATGCACGGGCTCGGCGCGATCGGCTACCACCAGTCCTACACCTATTTCACCTGGCGCACCGAGAAGGGCGAGGTGGAGGACTACCTGCGCGAGGTGTCCGGCGAGTCCGACCACCTGATGCGGCCGAACTTCTTCGTCAACACGCCGGACATCCTGCACGAGTTCCTGCAGTACGGCGGCCCGCCGGCCTTCAAGATCCGCGCCGTCCTCGCCGCGATGGGCTCCCCGAGCTGGGGCGTCTACTCCGGCTACGAGCTCTTCGAGCACGTGGCCGTCCGGCCGGGCAGCGAGGAGTACCTGGACTCGGAGAAGTACCAGAT encodes:
- the glgP gene encoding alpha-glucan family phosphorylase is translated as MRAIRRFTVRPVLPPQLAALSELAANLRWSWHPPTQAVFRDVDPAAWKAVGHDPVRLLGAVSRERWAGLAAHAGFLERLAAVRADLATYLSDDRWYAQRAGEDAPRQIAYFSPEYGITAVLPQYSGGLGILAGDHLKAASDLGIPLTGVGLLYKYGYFKQSLNRDGWQQETYPVLDPDELPLSVLRESDGSRATVTIPLPDGPDLVARIWVAQVGRVPLLLLDSDVEENPQHYREVTDRLYGGTTEHRLRQELLLGVGGVRALRAWSRIAGAPAPEVFHTNEGHAGFLGLERIRELTVADGGPALDFDTALEVTRAGTVFTTHTPVPAGIDRFPRELVEQYFGGGSSPVPGVPVERVLALGSEDYEGGDAGVFNMAVMGFRLAQRANGVSQLHGHVSRHMFNGLWPAFDEAEVPITSITNGVHAPTWVADEVFELAEADGVPRDSADLDAFWDLVDRIPADRIWTLKRSLRQNLVQDARERIAKSWRKRGAASAELGWIDTALDPDVLTIGFARRVPTYKRLTLMLRDPERLKRLLLDPERPIQLVIAGKSHPADETGKRLIQEMVRFADDPEVRHRIAFLPNYDIAMAQPLYPGCDVWLNNPLRPYEACGTSGMKAALSGGLNLSILDGWWDEWYDGRNGWAIPSADGVDDPDRRDDLEAAALYDLLENEVAPRFYDRDDAGIPQGWLDMVRHTLKSLGPKVLATRQVRDYVEQLYAPAARSSRALNDDYEGARALASWKQRTKAGWSQVRVEHVESGDVGDAPEVGQTLSVRAFVALGDLAPDDVDVQVVAGSPSSEDALSDPAVASMQPVESYEGGRYRYDAEVTLDRAGAFGYTVRVVPRHRGIASVAEMGLAALPAG
- the glgX gene encoding glycogen debranching protein GlgX, translated to MSLPTWRWHSRDETAPVWPGFHQQLGATWSEDATNFAVRAPEATALWVCLFDEEGNETRHQLTEHTLGVWHGAIPGVSPGQLYGLRADGPWAPERGHRFNPAKLLLDPYAKAVTGEVRPGPETLPHDPEDPAVRSEVDSAGSMPRCVVVAEDDFDWGEDRRLRTRWRDTVIYELHVKGFTELHDRIPEELRGTYAGLGHPVVTDYLSELGVSAVELLPVQQFATEPAVAERGLVNYWGYNTIGFLAPHGAYSSAGDRGEQIAEFKAMVKAFHDAGIEVFLDVVYNHTAEGGPDGPAYSFRGLDDLGFYKRSGTTGDAYWDVTGCGNTVDATNVGALRLILDSLRYWVTEFHVDGFRFDLASALARTGHDIDMAGAFLTTIGQDPVLRYVKLIAEPWDASMDGYLVGSFPPPWVEWNDTYRDAVRDFWRGRTSPREMASRLAGSSDLYADDGRSPYASVNFVTAHDGFTLRDLVSYERKHNEANKESNRDGSNDNRSDNYGVEGPTDDPQIDALRRRQAKNMLVTLALSSGSPMITAGDERGRTQDGNNNAYCQDNQISWVDWSPDDAWLDVYETARAALRLRRSHETLRQRHHFAGEPVVPGGPKDLAWLHPSGREMTEADWYDEGLRTLSMFLSGDPLRSPGRHGEQQHDASFLVWLHAGTDPVEVTLPENQWVQRGEVVLSTDEGHPEGELLEAGSTITLAGRSVLVLREA
- a CDS encoding alpha-1,4-glucan--maltose-1-phosphate maltosyltransferase, whose translation is MPRTSVGRIPIMDVTPLVDRGRLPAKATVGEPFPVTARVFREGHDRLSAEVVLTDPSGTRRDPVRMEKHPTVPDLHTAWVTPDAEGAWTFEIRAWSDPIATWEHHADVKIRAGVDVDLMFTEARLLLERVLREPGLDARDTEVLQAGLAAATDTIRPVEARLAALQDPELEQVLHDHPLRELVSVDGPFPAYADRNRALVGSWYEFFPRSEGATEDPATGRVTSGTFRTAVSGLERAAAMGFDVVYLPPIHPIGEVNRKGPNNTLTPGPEDTGSPWAIGSKDGGHDAIHPDLGTFEDFDAFVARARELDLEIALDLALQAAPDHPWVSEHPEFFTTRADGTIAYAENPPKKYQDIYPINFDNDPEGIYAEVLRVVRLWMSHGVRIFRVDNPHTKPLEFWERLLGEIRETDPDVIFLSEAFTRPPMMHGLGAIGYHQSYTYFTWRTEKGEVEDYLREVSGESDHLMRPNFFVNTPDILHEFLQYGGPPAFKIRAVLAAMGSPSWGVYSGYELFEHVAVRPGSEEYLDSEKYQIRVRDWATAEASGQTLAPYLTRLNEIRRAHPALQQLRDLTVHHTDDDHTICFSKHDRITGDTVIVVLNLDPHNTRETTVHLNMPALGLDWGDSFVVHDELSDQTWTWHAHDYVRLDPHHEPAHILAVREV